In the genome of Denticeps clupeoides chromosome 13, fDenClu1.1, whole genome shotgun sequence, one region contains:
- the frem1b gene encoding FRAS1-related extracellular matrix protein 1b has translation MKVIALQWMLFIMSLLSACVSAYGLIRLNLGVQVPRGQSVFVTDRELQLGISGNFEPCKVEVVHNEPLTQRVGKLTPQVFDCQFLPDEVQYVHNGSPLLEEDAVLLRVYRFTDSETFIETLVLTVKVMESSSKLVQFGNTSLLVQEFYNLSNALDSSVLTFQTQTEVVCTVRLLTSDTNMPALGQLVMEDPAQADQLPGPRKGRQAGFTCPGNKACLLGTREVQHLKTTCNEFLTAGLKYQHLRPSSPETDYIPIRVELRDKSSRALLEAESIWLPVKILGAMPNHPPKAGDMSTFILEIDQFILTPMTTTALDATDHETPQARLVFNVTKPPPEGYITHLEDHTKSVSSFTGQDLHEMNIAFQPPNSSFSGRRKYEVEFQAIDDSYATSPTITVHFYIRTAETKAPRVSWNMGLDLLEGQSRPITWENLQIVDNDNIKAVTLVAVDGPLHGRLSVRGGKGFMFKVQDLRDGVVVYHHSDTDTTRDHIVFRITDGRHSIRHKFPINILPKDDTPPFLINNVAFEVQEGGSVSVQEYMLLASDLDSSDDYILYQLITQPRAGELVKKASAHDVGVPVSSFFQRDLTQGLIFYAHSGEEVFDDTFDFTLSDSHQPPNLSEQHTVVVHVFPVKDQLPNEVSGTVRSVTVKETEVVCITQSHLHFRDPEHKDTDVAYFITQPCFSPTNPGMQDAGRLFYTDSTNSMKKDAMVPVLKSFTQNAVNHHKVGYMPPNEDIGLEPLFVQFIFSVTDQHGGTIGGIVFNITVTPVDNQSPEMFANLMRVEEGGAVFLTEEHLLVRDADTPLDRLRVHVNTLPRHGRLELRGVTLQEGGAFPLLDLRALHIRYIHDDSETVKDSISFTVTDGINSVQGDLLVQIFPVNDEPPQLGSGLCPGLSCAEGGHVKVTVECIFATDADSDDAQLRYMLARTPAHGELQRGGVTMDKFSQKDLVGGLIYYQHTGGEIGLNPVWDSVTLIVSDGEAGGTDACCQSDFMPPPVPLHGSLPVYDLNITVLPVNDKPPSVTIGSIFAVDEGTSACLCGGFLGALDLDTNPEDLAFHIETPPQHGFLENTLPSPGFEKSNAGVRVDTFSQLHLSSGFINYVQSEHVGAEPKGDHFLVSVSDGVHRSTPVPFYIIINPTNDEPPSLTLNNFTVKEGGIRDLSPEILYAVDLDSHPDALTLTVMLPPAHGALLSSSYSLEIGHHKDVGHEVQHRSQPVHSFTLQQLKEGMKVVYMHDDTETLQDSFSMQLTDGKHTVQGTAWVCILPVNDEKPRLLKNAGVEVEAMSRRVISSVVLNVEDLDTPSHEIYYILNVIPKFGLLQLKTEVGWTELVAGMNFTQEDVEMNRLWYAHTSLSDFKGYDRFVFYLSDVDNNSPPQTFYISVHTTQKGDIVLVTKTVTLMEGERVVLTTDHLMATDNGSASEELLYTVVDQPRHGHLHEVQHPGVTLTTFSQMDIAAHRVCYTHDNSRSEDQDSFSFVITSGLTSKSGSLQFVVESSDRIPPTLKINTGLQLSEGAVKIITPENLELSDPDTALENLTYTLTQMPQHGWLLLRGFPVPHSRFTQANIHSMELAYHHQGGPVRIDRFSFLPSDGTNTGYLAHGQLQNEPSIFTIQVEHLDKMPPGLVTKTIPSRLESLQNGLQVIYITSRELQASDPDSPDQELEFTIVRPPHFGYLENVLTGGYIKGRFTQKDLDQKAVRFIIPADVEVTADSFEFRVTDPAGNTMLPEMMELRWSRVELSTTCYRVCENSGTLSIQVTRNGNSIDPAYVTIQVEDGTAKVGKDFTHSTATLIQFDPGVNIKTWNIYLNDDGLEENHEKFEVVLEAQRNAVLGPKNRATIEIVDPRGGKCDPDDLSLKENEEHRPSAHTPHPAPDKEPDPDSQTEILWESHPPRGDVPGRRHFLDYSVGEPQDQAYQSQERRPFQVLGTNSHRVHLSEGKWSSDERVWKVHEVFPLRILEETVINSEPVPGAHPALEITPIWTWPGNSLSGIRTEEVPQGDSPPPGSDHASLQHESVEAASLACPADWIYYRKNCYILGPGLASWSSAQHACSLLFNSHLTSIHSRTDMRRLWRLAGKQPFWIGLTGAPGQWSWTNSRQLSFSRLEKSRGSQPAIDVCVLAETQKRWTQKSCTTGIEYRYICSTPAQNI, from the exons ATGAAGGTGATAGCTCTTCAATGGATGCTCTTCATCATGTCACTCCTCTCGGCCTGTGTCTCTGCCTATGGCCTGATACGATTGAATTTGGGAGTTCAAGTTCCTAGGGGTCAGTCAGTGTTCGTTACTGACAGAGAACTCCAATTGGGCATCAGCGGAAACTTTGAACCCTGTAAAGTGGAGGTGGTGCACAATGAACCACTTACTCAGAGAGTGGGCAAGCTCACCCCTCAG GTATTTGATTGTCAGTTTCTACCAGATGAGGTACAGTATGTTCACAATGGCAGCCCTTTGTTGGAGGAGGATGCAGTCTTGTTGAGGGTTTATAG GTTCACAGATTCTGAGACCTTCATCGAAACTCTAGTGTTGACTGTGAAGGTCATGGAAAGCAGCAGTAAGCTTGTTCAGTTTGGGAACACATCCCTTCTGGTCCAGGAGTTTTACAACCTCTCAAATGCCCTGGACAGCAGTGTCTTGACCTTCCAGACTCAGACTGAGGTGGTGTGTACGGTCCGCCTTCTCACCTCAGATACGAATATGCCTGCACTGGGTCAGCTGGTCATGGAGGACCCTGCTCAAGCAGACCAGTTGCCGGGGCCAAGAAAAG GCAGACAAGCAGGATTCACTTGTCCTGGGAACAAGGCCTGTTTGCTTGGCACCAGGGAAGTCCAGCATCTTAAAACCACATGCAATGAGTTTCTCACTGCCGGTCTGAAGTACCAGCATCTCAGACCATCTTCACCAGAGACTGATTATATTCCTATAAGGGTGGAGCTGCGAGACAAAAGCTCGCGAGCCTTGCTTGAG GCAGAGAGTATTTGGCTGCCGGTAAAGATCCTTGGGGCCATGCCAAACCACCCACCCAAGGCTGGCGACATGTCCACATTTATCCTGGAAATAGACCAGTTCATCCTCACACCAATGACCACTACTGCGCTGGACGCTACGGATCACGAGACACCCCAGGCTCGGCTTGTCTTCAACGTGACCAAGCCTCCTCCTGAAGGCTACATCACCCACCTGGAAGACCACACCAAGTCTGTCAGCTCATTCACTGGCCAGGACCTCCACGAGATGAATATCGCCTTCCAACCCCCCAACAGCAGCTTCTCAGGAAGGAGGAAATATGAG GTTGAGTTTCAAGCAATTGATGACTCTTATGCAACCAGCCCTACAATCACAGTTCACTTCTACATCAGAACAGCTGAAACAAAAGCCCCACGAGTCTCTTGGAACATGG GTCTGGACCTGTTGGAGGGTCAGTCACGGCCAATCACCTGGGAGAACCTGCAGATTGTGGACAATGACAACATCAAGGCAGTCACTCTGGTTGCCGTGGATGGTCCCCTTCATGGAAGACTGAGTGTTCGAG GTGGGAAAGGCTTCATGTTCAAGGTTCAGGATTTGCGAGATGGTGTGGTTGTATACCATCACTCAGACACCGACACCACCCGTGACCACATTGTCTTCCGCATCACCGATGGCCGTCACAGCATACGGCACAAGTTCCCCATCAACATCCTGCCGAAAGACGATACCCCGCCGTTCCTCATCAACAACGTGGCTTTTGAGGTGCAGGAGGGGGGTTCTGTTTCTGTGCAGGAGTACATGCTGCTGGCCTCTGACCTGGACTCCAGTGATGACTATATCCTGTACCAGCTGATCACTCAACCTCGAGCTGGAGAGTTGGTTAAGAAAGCCTCAGCACACGATGTGG GTGTACCAGTGAGCAGCTTTTTCCAGAGAGACCTGACTCAAGGACTGATATTCTATGCTCATTCAGGAGAAGAGGTGTTTGACGACACATTTGATTTCACACTCTCTGACAGTCACCAGCCTCCTAACCTCTCAGAGCAacat ACTGTGGTGGTGCACGTGTTTCCCGTGAAGGACCAGCTGCCCAACGAAGTGTCTGGAACTGTTCGCTCGGTCACAGTGAAAGAAACTGAAGTTGTCTGCATCACCCAAAGCCACCTTCATTTCAGGGACCCTGAACACAAGGACACAGATGTGGCATATTTCATCACGCAACCCTGCTTCAGTCCCACTAATCCTGG GATGCAAGATGCTGGCAGGCTGTTCTACACTGACAGCACCAACTCGATGAAGAAAGATGCCATGGTCCCAGTTCTGAAGTCATTCACTCAG aatgctgtgAATCACCATAAAGTGGGCTACATGCCTCCCAATGAAGATATTGGACTAGAACCACTCTTCGTACAATTTATCTTCTCAGTcactgaccagcatggtggcACAATTGGTGGAATCGTCTTCAACATTACTGTTACTCCAGTTGATAACCAGTCACCGGAG ATGTTTGCAAACCTGATGCGGGTGGAGGAGGGCGGCGCAGTGTTCCTGACAGAAGAGCACCTGTTGGTGCGGGATGCAGACACCCCGCTGGACCGTCTCCGGGTGCATGTGAACACCCTGCCACGCCATGGCAGGTTGGAACTAAGGGGTGTCACTCTGCAGGAAGGGGGTGCTTTCCCTCTGTTAGATCTGAGAGCCCTGCACATCAG aTATATTCATGACGACTCTGAAACTGTGAAGGACAGCATTAGTTTCACGGTGACTGATGGCATCAACTCAGTGCAGGGTGACTTGCTTGTGCAG ATCTTCCCTGTTAATGATGAACCCCCTCAGCTGGGCTCTGGTCTGTGTCCGGGTCTGTCGTGTGCAGAGGGAGGTCATGTGAAGGTCACCGTGGAGTGTATCTTTGCCACAGATGCTGACAGTGATGATGCTCAGCTCAGATACATGCTGGCCCGGACACCAGCCCATGGGGAACTACAGCGAGGAGGGGTCACCATGGACAAATTCTCCCAGAAGGACCTTGTTGGAGGACTCATTTACTACCAGCACACAG GAGGTGAAATTGGGCTGAACCCAGTGTGGGACTCTGTTACCCTCATTGTCTCTGACGGAGAAGCTGGAGGGACGGATGCCTGTTGCCAGAGTGATTTCATGCCACCACCTGTCCCCTTGCATGGCTCACTTCCGGTCTATGACCTCAACATCACAGTGCTTCCTGTAAACGACAAGCCACCATCAGTCACTATAG GTAGTATATTTGCAGTGGATGAAGGGACGTCTGCCTGTCTGTGCGGCGGGTTCTTGGGAGCCTTGGACTTAGATACAAACCCAGAAGATCTGGCCTTCCACATAGAAACACCACCTCAGCATGGCTTCCTGGAGAACACGCTGCCCTCGCCGGGCTTCGAGAAGAGCAACGCAGGAGTTCGAGTGG ACACTTTCAGCCAGCTCCATCTCAGCTCTGGCTTTATAAACTATGTCCAGTCAGAACATGTTGGCGCAGAACCGAAGGGTGACCACTTCCTGGTCAGTGTCAGCGATGGAGTACACAGGTCGACACCTGTACCCTTCTACATCATTATCAACCCCACTAACGACGAGCCGCCCTCACTCACCCTAAACAATTTTACT GTTAAGGAAGGTGGGATTAGAGACCTGAGTCCTGAAATTCTTTATGCAGTGGACTTGGACTCCCATCCAGATGCGCTGACCCTGACAGTCATGCTCCCGCCGGCTCATGGAGCCTTGCTCAGCAGCAGTTACAGCCTCGAGATCGGCCACCACAAAGACGTGGGCCATGAAGTTCAGCATCGCAGCCAGCCAGTGCACTCCTTCACCCTGCAGCAGCTGAAAGAAG GGATGAAAGTGGTGTACATGCACGATGACACGGAAACCCTTCAGGACTCCTTCAGCATGCAGCTGACAGATGGCAAGCACACAGTCCAGGGGACAGCGTGGGTCTGCATCCTACCAGTCAATGATGAAAAGCCACGGTTGCTAAA GAATGCAGGTGTAGAAGTGGAGGCCATGAGCCGAAGGGTCATTTCCAGTGTGGTGCTAAATGTTGAGGACCTGGATACACCAAGCCATGAGATCTATTACATCCTCAATGTTATACCCAAATTCGGTCTTCTCCAGCTGAAG ACAGAGGTCGGGTGGACTGAATTGGTGGCAGGGATGAATTTCACACAAGAGGACGTGGAGATGAACCGGCTGTGGTATGCCCACACCAGCTTAAGTGACTTCAAAGGATACGACCGATTTGTCTTCTATCTCAGCGATGTGGACAATAACTCCCCTCCTCAGACCTTTTACATCTCTGTCCACACTACTCAAAAAG GTGATATTGTTCTGGTCACAAAAACAGTAACGTTGATGGAAGGGGAGAGGGTTGTTCTGACTACCGACCACCTCATGGCCACAGACAATGGAAGTGCATCAGAAGAGCTATTGTACACCGTAGTGGACCAACCCAGACATGGGCACCTGCATGAAGTTCAGCATCCTGGGGTAACCCTGACCACTTTTTCTCAGATGGACATTGCAGCCCATCGTGTGTGTTACACCCATGACAACAGCAGATCTGAAGACCAAGACTCTTTCAG CTTTGTCATCACCAGTGGTCTGACCTCCAAATCTGGCTCCCTGCAATTCGTGGTGGAAAGCAGTGATCGTATCCCACCTACCCTGAAAATAAACACGGGCCTGCAGCTCTCCGAAGGGGCTGTGAAAATTATCACCCCCGAGAACCTGGAGTTGAGCGATCCAGATACAGCACTGGAGAACCTGACCTATACCCTGACTCAGATGCCCCAGCATGGCTGGCTCCTGCTCAGGGGCTTTCCTGTGCCCCACTCCCGCTTCACACAGGCCAACATTCATAGCATGGAGCTGGCTTATCATCACCAGGGTGGGCCAGTCCGCATCGACAGGTTCAGCTTCCTACCCTCAGATGGAACAAACACAGGCTATCTGGCACATGGGCAGTTACAGAATGAGCCTTCCATCTTTACCATTCAG GTGGAGCACCTGGACAAGATGCCACCAGGTCTTGTGACCAAGACGATCCCCAGCAGATTGGAGAGTCTGCAGAATGGCCTGCAGGTTATTTACATCACCTCCAGGGAGCTCCAGGCCTCAGACCCCGACAGCCCAGACCAGGAGTTGGAGTTCACTATCGTACGACCCCCTCACTTTGGATATCTGGAGAATGTCCTAACAG GAGGTTACATCAAGGGGCGCTTCACTCAGAAGGACCTGGACCAGAAAGCGGTACGATTCATCATCCCTGCAGACGTGGAGGTGACAGCTGACAGCTTTGAATTTCGTGTCACAGACCCAGCAGGAAACACCATGCTGCCTGAAAT GATGGAGTTGAGGTGGTCTCGGGTGGAACTCTCCACTACATGTTaccgtgtgtgtgagaattcTGGGACGCTGTCAATTCAGGTGACACGTAACGGCAACAGCATAGACCCTGCCTACGTCACCATACAG GTTGAAGACGGAACTGCTAAAGTGGGCAAGGATTTCACTCACAGCACTGCTACACTGATTCAGTTTGATCCAG GGGTAAACATCAAAACCTGGAACATTTATCTCAATGATGATGGCCTAGAAGAAAACCATGAGAAATTTGAGGTGGTTCTGGAAGCACAAAGGAATGCAGTTCTGGGTCCTAAGAACAGGGCCACTATAGAGATTGTAGATCCAAGGGGAG GCAAATGTGACCCTGATGACCTCAGTCTCAAAGAGAATGAAGAGCACAGGCCGAGTGCCCATACACCCCATCCagctccagacaaagaacctgATCCAGACAGCCAAACAGAGATTTTATGGGAAAGCCACCCTCCTAGGGGGGATGTACCAGGTCGCAGGCATTTCTTGGATTACTCTGTGGGAGAACCGCAGGACCAGGCTTACCAAAGCCAAGAAAGGAGACCATTTCAAGTTCTGGGCACCAACAGTCATAGA GTACATCTCTCAGAGGGAAAGTGGAGCAGCGACGAGAGGGTTTGGAAG GTTCATGAGGTGTTTCCCTTGAGGATTTTGGAGGAAACTGTCATAAATTCAGAGCCTGTACCCGGAGCCCATCCTGCTCTGGAAATCACCCCAATCTGGACCTGGCCTGGGAATTCTTTAAGTGGAATTAGGACAGAAGAGGTCCCCCAAGGCGATTCGCCTCCTCCTGGCTCTGACCATGCAAGTCTACAGCATGAA TCTGTTGAAGCAGCAAGTCTTGCCTGTCCAGCCGATTGGATCTATTACAGGAAGAACTGCTACATCCTGGGGCCTGGGTTAGCCAGCTGGAGCAGCGCTCAACATGCATGCTCTCTGTT GTTTAACAGTCATTTAACTAGTATCCACTCCAGAACGGACATGAGGAGGTTGTGGAGGCTCGCTGGAAAACAGCCATTTTggattg GACTCACTGGAGCCCCAGGACAATGGAGTTGGACCAACAGCAGACAACTATCATTCTCCAGACTCGAGAAGAGCAGAGGCTCACAACCTGCCattgatgtctgtgtgttggcTGAAACCCAGAAAAGATGGACACAGAAGAGCTGCACCACTGGAATAGAATATAGATATATTTGTTCCACACCAGCTCAAAATATTTGA